The Opitutaceae bacterium nucleotide sequence GCCAATGAAATAGATGCTTTCGGAGGTGGGGAGAACCCGGTCGATCATCTCAAGATAGAGGCGACGGCGAGTCACATCGGGAACTTTGCGGTATTCTGCGAGGATGGCCTCGAACCGGGCTGCTTCGCCGCGTGCTCCGTTGACTCGCTCAAGCGCATATCCTTGCGCTTCGGCGATTAGCTGTTTCGCTTGGCCCTCTGCGCGCGGTATCACCTGATTCCGCCGCTTTTCAGCTTCATTGACGAGCCGTTCCCGCTCTTGTTCGGCTTGATTGACTTCATTGAAGGCTGGCTTGACCAACTCAGGGGGCGTCACATCCTGAAGCTCGATCGTGCTGATTTGTATTCCGACATCAAATCGATCGAGGATCTCTTGCAGTTCAATTCGCGCAGCGGTTGCCACTTCGGCGCGCTTCTCGGTCAGAACGTCGCTTCCAAGACTGTTTCCCACGATGCGTCTCATCACTGCTTCGGATGTGTCACGAAGGGTCTGGACCGGATCACGAGCACGGTGCAGATATTTGTCTGGATCACCGATTCGGAATTGAACAACCCATTCGACATCGATGACCTTGAGGTCTCCCGTGAGCATAAGGGACTCGTCGCGGTTGGAACTGTCCTTTTGATACCGGGTTCGTTCACCGTCTCCGGTCGTTCGAAACCCGAACTCCTCCTTAAGGACTCGGGCGGTTGGCACGGTTCGAATCCTGTCGATACCAAATGGAATCTTGAAATGGAGCCCAGGTTCCTTGATTCCGATGACCTTGCCGAATCGTTTCACGACTGCTTCCTCTTCTGGTTGGACGGTATAAAAGCTGCTGTAGGCACCGATCGCGGCGAGTAGCAGTAGTGGAACAGTTAGAATAAAGCCGCGATTCTTTCGCAGGTTGTCTAGAATCTCTCTGATCTCGGGATTGATGGGTCCTTGGGGCATGATGGGTAGGCGGGATGCTTCCTGTTGTGAACGGCAACGTATTCCTGACCATCTCGTCAGAGTCTATTGGGAGTTGTGGCAGATGGTGTTATCCTAGTTCAACGTAATCGGCCCCCCTGATCCCTCGGAAATTCTCTTCGGCATATTCAAGATACGATATAGCAGAAGGTCACCTGTTCCTCCAACCGCAGGCACCAACCCAATGTGGCTTTGTGGTGGGGTAACGGCCAGGAGAACGTGATTCAGGAAATTCGTCCATTTGGGCCTCTTTTCTTGAGGGAAAGAGAGTGTGGTAGCGTTAAACCGTATGAACCGATTCTAAATCCGCTGATGAACTTCCCCCACGAGACCAATCCAGAAGACGACTCCCATCAGGTGCGGATTGCCTGCTTGTTTTCAGATGCCCGTACGTTCTCTTCTGCTGAACGTCAGATTTGTGCTCTCGGTATTCAGATGAAAGGAGCAACTCGGGTGACTACAGAATGGATTCCGGTTGCAGGTCTAGGCAAACGAACTGGATCACAACCGATCACGAAAGCACTCGCCGAGGCCGACATGCTTTGGATTTCGATTCGGACGGACTCAGAATTGCCACAGCCACTTATTGAAGCACTTGCGCTGTGGAACGAAGGAAATCGTGGCAGGACAAGTGCCATAGTCGCGCTGCTTCATATGCCGGTTCGCCAGATGGGTTTCGCCTCGTCCGTTGAGTTGGAACTGCAGAGTCTTGCCCGAATCCACGTCCGGTCGATCTTCGTACGGAGGCTCGTCGAATCCGGCGCCATTTTCGAAGAGGACCCGAGATTCGTATTCCCAACACCGTCTCGCGAGAATCTTTTCCACCGACAGGAGGTCAGAAACCGAACGAGCAGCAACCCTTGTATCGCCTGACTCCAATCTGTCTTCACCGATTCCACATGAAAGAAATCAAGGCATACATCCGACCCATTGTGATCGAACCTGTTATTCGTGAACTCGAACATGCAGGCGCAAGGGACATGACCATCATCCGAGTCGATGCTTTCAGTACGATGTCCGACGGGGCCACGGATCGTGACCATTTCTTTCGAAAGTACTCAAAGAAATATTCGGCCGTGGCGAAGCTAGAACTTGTATGCCGTAGGGATGATGCACTCAAATTTACCAAAATCATTAAGGACTTGGCACATACGGGCGCCCATGGAGACGGTCGGATTTTTGTATCTGACGTCAACCAAGCAATCAACGTCCGATCAGGCGTAGAAGGCCCGGAGGCTCTTTGATTCACCGTCTTTTGGTTGATTCTTTGTGAAGCATACAAATAGATCCAAAGTCACCACCTCTGTGAGAATTGTCAGATTCGGGAAATTGGGTCCGGGAATGTGGGCCACCGCTATGCTCTTTTCCGTTTTGGGCCTCTCAACGCCATTCGCGGCGGTTCTCGACGAGTCGACGGAGGTAGTCTCACAAGGTTCGGATGAAGGGCCGCCTCGCTTACCGGATCTCTCCGCCGCGTCTTCCCTGGAGGACTACATCGCCTATGCTGCTCTCAACAATCCCGGTCTTGCGGCGGCGTTCAACCGGTGGAAAGCGGCAGTAGAGAAGATTCCCCAGGTCAGGGCCCTTCCGGATCCGCGGCTGAACTACGGTTACTTCATCCAGGAAGTCGAAACTCGGGTCGGTCCACAGGAGCAACGAATTGGTCTGTCGCAGATGTTCCCCTGGTTTGGGAAGCTCAAACAACGGGGGAATGTTATGAGTGAGGCCGCAAGTGTCGCCGAAGCGCAGTTTGAGGCGACCAGGCTTCGAATCTTTGACGAAGTGAAGCGCGCGTACTTCGAACTCTACTACTTGGGGCGAGCGATCGAAATCACCACGGAGAATATCGAACTGGTGTCGTACCTCGAAGAAGTGGCGCGGGTGAAGTATGAGTCAGGAACAGCTCTTCACGGGGATGTTATAAAGGCCCAGGTCGAACTCGATCAACTACGAGATAGACTTAGCAGTTTTCAAAATGTGGCGACCCCGTCGAAGGCGCGGCTCAATAGCCTTCTCAATCGACCTCTGAACTCGGAAGTGTCGTTTCCGATTTATCTGATAGCGGAGTCGATCGGAGGTTCAGCCGAGGAACTCGCGGAAGTGATGCTCAGAGAAAATCCAGAGCTAAGGGGCCTTGATGCGGCTATGTCGAAGGAGGAACAGGCGATATTGCTGGCAAAAAAAGATTACTATCCGGACATCACTGCCGGAATCGACTACGTCTCTACGGGAGCCACCCGAATGCCTGGAGTTGAGGACAGTGGGAAAGATCCCATTATGCTTGGTCTTTCAATCAATATCCCGATTTGGCGTAAGAAATATGATGCAGGGGTTGCTGAAGCTAGGAGAAATCTGCGGGCTGTTCAGTCAGAACGTCGAAATCGACAGAATCAGCTCTCAACCGATCTGGAATTGGTGCTATTTAGGCTGAAAGACGCAGAACGAAAAATCGCTCTATATAGGGATTCGTTGATTCCTAAAGCAGACCAGAATCTACGGGTCACCCAACGGGCCTATGAATCGGGCAAGGTTGAATTTCTCTCTCTCATGGATTCTGAGCGTCAGTTGTTAGAGTTTCAGCTGAATTTTGAGCGTGCACGAGTGGATCGGGAGGAAGCGATTTCCAGTCTTCAAAGGCTAACCGGGACTGTTGTGGCGCATATCAACAGTCCGAAAACAGATTGAGGTTCATGAAAACAGAGAAGAATTTTGTTCAGGACGCCAAGCGTTGCCGGGCATTTGCGTTCATCGCTGCACTCTTGGCTTTTGGAGGAATGTACGGTAGGGCTCAGCACGCCCACAGCCCATCGGCTGGCGAAAAAGACAAGCCAATGGAAATGAACACGATGGGCGTGGAAGCCGGAGCTCCCGGTCACGCGATGGAGAGTGATCAGCGGTCGGAGAAGGTAGGGGTTCATGGACGAAATCCGGTTGTCCTTGATCAAAGGCAACGGCAATTGATCAATGTCCGGACAACCCCGGCCACAATGGGCCCTGCTGTGGTTGAGCTCCGAACGGTCGGAATCATTTCTTACGACCAGACGGCGATTTCAAATGTCAATACTCGGATCATGGGATGGGCGGAAAAACTCTATGTCGACAAACCTGGTCAGTATGTTCAAGCAGGCGCGCCGCTTATGGATATCTACAGTCCTGAACTCTATTCAGCCCAGTCAGAATACTTGTTGGCCTATCGTCACTGCGAGCGGCTTGGACATCTTGAGCCGGCGGGAGCCTCCCAGGATCGGTCGGTTGCGTGGCAGCAGAGCATGAAGGATTCGGAAACCCTGCTAAATTCAGCGAGAAAGCGATTGAAGCTTTGGGATGTTACAGATGAGGAAATCGACGCCCTGGAGGAGTCGGGTACACCGAGTGACACCGTTCAACTGCGGGCACCGGCGACAGGATATGTCATCGAGAAGAACATTGATCCAGCGCAGATGGTCCGACCGGGAATGACCCTCTATCGGATCGCGGATCTTTCCACGGTTTGGGTTAATGCGGACATTTATGAGTATGAGTTGCCGCTGGTCGAGGCGGGTCAGAAAGCCGTGGTTACAACCATTGCACAGTCGGGCCGGGCCGTTCCGGCTACGGTGGACTTCATTTACCCTTACTCTGACAGCCGGACGCGGACCACCCAGGTCCGTCTGGTCATGGACAATTCGGATGGGCGGCTCAAGCCCGACACCTATGTGAATGTCGAGATCATGATCGACCAGGGAGAACGTCTCTTGATTCCGGATTCTGCGGTCTTTGACACGGGAACCCGGCAATACGTCTTTATCGAGGAGTCTGCCGGCTTCTTTGTTCCGCGAGCCGTCGAACTGGGTGCAAAGGTAGGCCGAATGTTTTCCGTTTCTGGAGGCGTAATGCCCGGGGAGTCGGTGGTCGTGGATGGTAACTTCCTCCTCGACAGCGAAAGTCAATTGAGTGCTTCCGGCAGCGGCGGCTCACATAACCATTGAGTTCGAGAAACGTGAAAAAAGGACCAGAAGATAATCGGCCGCGACCGTTGGAAGAGTCGGATTTTTCGGTTCCGAGCTACCCGGAAGCATCGTTTGTAGAGCGAATTATCGGGTGGTGTGCGAACAACCAATTTCTTGTGCTGGTCGCGACGGTCTTTCTGATCGTGGCTGGAGTGATCGCTGTCAAGCGTATCAACCTTGATGCCATTCCGGACCTGTCCGATGTGCAGGTGATTGTCTTTACGGAATGGATGGGAAGGGATCCCCAGTTGGTCGAAGATCAGATCACTTACCCAATTGTAAGTGTTCTTGCGGCTGCCCCGAACGTCAAATATGTCCGAGGTCAGACCTTCTTCGGGCTTTCGTTCGTGAATGTCGTCTTTGAAGATGGCACAGACATGTATTGGGCGCGGTCCCGCGTGCTCGAATACCTGAACCAGGTGATGGGGGATCTTCCTCCTGGTATTCGACCAACACTTGGACCGGATGCGACTGGGGTGGGCTGGGTCTACGAATATGCTCTGGTCGACCGGACTGGACAGAATAGTCTGGCCGACCTGCGGTCATTGCAGGATTGGACTTTGCGCTATTACCTTCAGAACACGCCGGGGGTGGCGGAGGTGGCGAGTATCGGAGGGTATGTTCGGGAATATCAAGTAGACGTCGATCCGAATAAACTGGTTGCCTACAACATACCGCTTTCGAAGGTCGTCGCGGCCATCCGTGATTCAAACAACGACGTTGGAGGCCGGGTGATCGAGTTCGGCGAGACCGAATATATGGTGAAAGGGGTGGGCTACATTAAGGAGATCACGGACATAGAGAAGATCTCCTTGGGGGTCGATGCGGATGGGACGCCGATAACTGTGAAGCAAGTGGCAAATGTCCACTTCGGACCCGATCTGCGGCGCGGCGTCTTGGAGTTGGACGGTGAAGGAGAAGCTGTCGGTGGGATCGTTATCATGCGGTATGGTGAAAACGCACTGACGACGATCGAGGCAATCAAAGCCAAGTTGGAGGCAATTAAACCGTCACTTCCTCCGGGTGTCGAGATTGTGACGGGCTATGACCGATCTGATCTGATCATTCGTGCGATCGACAACCTAAAATGGAAACTGATCGAGGAAAGCATCGTTGTCAGTCTGGTCTGCATTATATTTCTCTTCCACCTGAGAAGTGCGCTCGTAGCGATTCTTGTTCTGCCCATCGCCATTCTGCTCTCGTTCATCTTGATGGCCGCCATGGGCGTCTCGTCCAACATCATGTCGCTTGGAGGTATCGCAATAGCAATTGGTGCGATGGTGGATGCGGCGGTTGTGATGATCGAGAATGCTCACAAATGGCTTGAGAGGTGGAACCATGCCCGGGCGAAGCGAAACAAAGAGGGGGACGACGCCCTGACGCCGGGTGAACGCAGTGTGGCGAACCTTACACGATTGGAACTGATGGTGATGGCGGCTCGTCAGGTCGGAAAACCTCTCTTCTTTTCGCTTCTGATCATTACGGTTTCCTTCTTGCCGGTGTTTGCACTGGAAGGACAATCGGGCCGCCTGTTCAAGCCGCTTGCCTACACGAAGACGTTTTCCATGTTCTTCGCTGCGCTTCTTTCGGTTTCTATCGTCCCAATCCTGATGGTTTGGTTTATCCGAGGGAAGATCTTCCCGGAAAACAAACATCCAATCAGTCGATTCTTCACCTGGGCTTACCGCCCGTTTCTTGCTTTCGTACTACGATTCAGATGGATCACCCTTTTGGCCGCGGCTGTGGTCCTGGGAGTTACTTGGATCCCGTTTTCCCGGATTGGCTCAGAGTTCATGCCTCCCTTACGAGAAGGGACGCTTCTGTTTATGCCGACCAGTGTTCCTGGGATTTCGATCACTGAGGCAAAGGCTCTGCTCCAGCGACAAGACGCCATTATTGCATCCCACCCTGAAGTTGAGCGGGTCTACGGAAAGGCGGGACGTGCACGCACTGCAACCGATCCGGCTCCACTCTCTATGACAGAGACGGTTATTACCCTAAAGCCCGAAGACGAGTGGCGGGAGGGGATGACCTTTGAGAAGATCAAGGAGGAACTCGACGAGATGGTGCGGACCCCGGGTGCGCCGGCGATCTGGTGGATGCCAATTCAGACCCGAATTGAGATGTTGGCTACAGGAATACGGAGCCAGATTGGTATCAAAGTCCTCGGACCGGATCTGGCTGTGATCCAGGAAGTCGCCGTGAAGATTGAATCCGTGTTGAAAGGAGACCCAAATACGGCAACGGTTTTTGCCGAGCGGGTCACTGGTGGTTACTATGTGGATTTTGAGATCAAGCGAGATGAGATTGCCCGGTATGGCCTCACTGTCGGGGATGTTGAAATGGTCATCGAAACGGCGATTGGCGGGAAGACCATCTCTACCACAGTAGAGGGACGTGAACGCTACCCGATCAATGTCCGATACGCTCAGGAGTTCCGGGAGGATCTGCCGGCGCTTCGACGCGTGCTCGTCCCCACCCCTACGGGCGCTCAAATTCCATTGGAGCAACTTGCCGATATCCGGAAAAGGACGGGGCCGCCGGCGATTCGAGATGAGAACGGAATGCTGGCGGGCTTTGTTTTCGTCGATACCAAGGATATCGATCTGGGTAGCTATGTCGTGCGGGCGAAGGAACTCATCGCAGACAACGTGGAGATGCCTGCGGGCTATTTCCTCCAGTGGGGTGGTCAATACCAGTACATGCAGAAGGCGCGAGAAACGCTTCAACTGGTTGTCCCGGCAACGCTATTGATCATCTTTGTTCTTCTTTACCTGAACTTCCGCAATCCTGTGGAGGTGTTTATTGTCCTCTTGACGCTGCCCTTCGCTGCGGTCGGCAGTATCTGGCTGATGTGGGGACTGGGCTATAATTTCAGTGTCGCTGTGGCGGTTGGATTTATTGCCCTGGCTGGTGTGGCAACCGAGATTGGCGTGATCATGATCGTGTACCTTGATGAGGCGTGGCAGAATCTGCTCAAGGGAAACCGGCGCCCCTCTTATCATGATCTGTCAATGGCGATTCGCGATGGTGCTGCCCAACGCGTTCGTCCGGTCATGATGACCTTTTTTGCCATCGTTGCCGGACTTCTTCCCATCATGTGGAGTCACGGAACGGGTTCACTCGCGATGAAGCGGATAGCGGCCCCGATGGTGGGTGGAATGGTCAGCACGACCATTCTCACGCTCTTGATTGTTCCGTTGGTCTATTTCCTTTGGCGTTCTCGTGCTGTCGAGGCCCCAACCATACGAGAACGATCAGGTCACATCGTTCGGAACACCGCGATTACCCTGGGAATCGTCCTGCTCGGAGTAGGGGGATGGTGGGGCTGGAATTCCATAGCCGGCACCTCCGGGCCCTCTCATTTGATTCTGACTGAGGAGATCGGACCGTACCGCCTCAACCTCTTCGGCGATAAGGCTAAGCTTAGCGTAGGCGACAACAAGCTCCGGGTTGAAGTGGTAAACGCCGCTTCGGACGATCCAGTTGAGAATGGGGCTGTCTGGCTCGAATTGCGGATGGATATGCCGGGCATGCCGATGCAGGCGACCGCTCAGTTGGAACTGACTGATGATCCGGGGGTGTTCTCGGGCTTTATCCGTCCGAGTGGTAGCGGGGAGTGGCACGGCACGGTAGGGGTGCGAGTGGGCCAAGTTCAGAACGAGACAGGATTCACGATCAATGTAGCGCAGTGACCCGGGCGAATTCCCCGGGGGGCATTAAGTAGTCGCCGTTCGTTTGTAACCCGGCTTTTTCGTTGGATTGACGAGAAAGAGTTCCGGTCGGGATTTATCGAATTCGGCACATGAGCCCGATGGATGCATCGGGTACGTCGTGTGTGCAAAATGGCACATTTCGGCTCAAAGTGGAGTAGCGATGAGTGGCGACGGATACGTGTAACTCATTGGTTTTAAGCATCCGAGCCGAGTATCACACACTGAGGGTCGGACAATTCTTGTTTTCCAATCCCTCGGTGGGTAGGTC carries:
- a CDS encoding P-II family nitrogen regulator; the protein is MKEIKAYIRPIVIEPVIRELEHAGARDMTIIRVDAFSTMSDGATDRDHFFRKYSKKYSAVAKLELVCRRDDALKFTKIIKDLAHTGAHGDGRIFVSDVNQAINVRSGVEGPEAL
- the hflK gene encoding FtsH protease activity modulator HflK is translated as MPQGPINPEIREILDNLRKNRGFILTVPLLLLAAIGAYSSFYTVQPEEEAVVKRFGKVIGIKEPGLHFKIPFGIDRIRTVPTARVLKEEFGFRTTGDGERTRYQKDSSNRDESLMLTGDLKVIDVEWVVQFRIGDPDKYLHRARDPVQTLRDTSEAVMRRIVGNSLGSDVLTEKRAEVATAARIELQEILDRFDVGIQISTIELQDVTPPELVKPAFNEVNQAEQERERLVNEAEKRRNQVIPRAEGQAKQLIAEAQGYALERVNGARGEAARFEAILAEYRKVPDVTRRRLYLEMIDRVLPTSESIYFIGDRQLPPIPFLNIGGATPSTLSPKTTR
- a CDS encoding TolC family protein, which gives rise to MLFSVLGLSTPFAAVLDESTEVVSQGSDEGPPRLPDLSAASSLEDYIAYAALNNPGLAAAFNRWKAAVEKIPQVRALPDPRLNYGYFIQEVETRVGPQEQRIGLSQMFPWFGKLKQRGNVMSEAASVAEAQFEATRLRIFDEVKRAYFELYYLGRAIEITTENIELVSYLEEVARVKYESGTALHGDVIKAQVELDQLRDRLSSFQNVATPSKARLNSLLNRPLNSEVSFPIYLIAESIGGSAEELAEVMLRENPELRGLDAAMSKEEQAILLAKKDYYPDITAGIDYVSTGATRMPGVEDSGKDPIMLGLSINIPIWRKKYDAGVAEARRNLRAVQSERRNRQNQLSTDLELVLFRLKDAERKIALYRDSLIPKADQNLRVTQRAYESGKVEFLSLMDSERQLLEFQLNFERARVDREEAISSLQRLTGTVVAHINSPKTD
- a CDS encoding efflux RND transporter periplasmic adaptor subunit; translation: MKTEKNFVQDAKRCRAFAFIAALLAFGGMYGRAQHAHSPSAGEKDKPMEMNTMGVEAGAPGHAMESDQRSEKVGVHGRNPVVLDQRQRQLINVRTTPATMGPAVVELRTVGIISYDQTAISNVNTRIMGWAEKLYVDKPGQYVQAGAPLMDIYSPELYSAQSEYLLAYRHCERLGHLEPAGASQDRSVAWQQSMKDSETLLNSARKRLKLWDVTDEEIDALEESGTPSDTVQLRAPATGYVIEKNIDPAQMVRPGMTLYRIADLSTVWVNADIYEYELPLVEAGQKAVVTTIAQSGRAVPATVDFIYPYSDSRTRTTQVRLVMDNSDGRLKPDTYVNVEIMIDQGERLLIPDSAVFDTGTRQYVFIEESAGFFVPRAVELGAKVGRMFSVSGGVMPGESVVVDGNFLLDSESQLSASGSGGSHNH
- a CDS encoding CusA/CzcA family heavy metal efflux RND transporter, encoding MKKGPEDNRPRPLEESDFSVPSYPEASFVERIIGWCANNQFLVLVATVFLIVAGVIAVKRINLDAIPDLSDVQVIVFTEWMGRDPQLVEDQITYPIVSVLAAAPNVKYVRGQTFFGLSFVNVVFEDGTDMYWARSRVLEYLNQVMGDLPPGIRPTLGPDATGVGWVYEYALVDRTGQNSLADLRSLQDWTLRYYLQNTPGVAEVASIGGYVREYQVDVDPNKLVAYNIPLSKVVAAIRDSNNDVGGRVIEFGETEYMVKGVGYIKEITDIEKISLGVDADGTPITVKQVANVHFGPDLRRGVLELDGEGEAVGGIVIMRYGENALTTIEAIKAKLEAIKPSLPPGVEIVTGYDRSDLIIRAIDNLKWKLIEESIVVSLVCIIFLFHLRSALVAILVLPIAILLSFILMAAMGVSSNIMSLGGIAIAIGAMVDAAVVMIENAHKWLERWNHARAKRNKEGDDALTPGERSVANLTRLELMVMAARQVGKPLFFSLLIITVSFLPVFALEGQSGRLFKPLAYTKTFSMFFAALLSVSIVPILMVWFIRGKIFPENKHPISRFFTWAYRPFLAFVLRFRWITLLAAAVVLGVTWIPFSRIGSEFMPPLREGTLLFMPTSVPGISITEAKALLQRQDAIIASHPEVERVYGKAGRARTATDPAPLSMTETVITLKPEDEWREGMTFEKIKEELDEMVRTPGAPAIWWMPIQTRIEMLATGIRSQIGIKVLGPDLAVIQEVAVKIESVLKGDPNTATVFAERVTGGYYVDFEIKRDEIARYGLTVGDVEMVIETAIGGKTISTTVEGRERYPINVRYAQEFREDLPALRRVLVPTPTGAQIPLEQLADIRKRTGPPAIRDENGMLAGFVFVDTKDIDLGSYVVRAKELIADNVEMPAGYFLQWGGQYQYMQKARETLQLVVPATLLIIFVLLYLNFRNPVEVFIVLLTLPFAAVGSIWLMWGLGYNFSVAVAVGFIALAGVATEIGVIMIVYLDEAWQNLLKGNRRPSYHDLSMAIRDGAAQRVRPVMMTFFAIVAGLLPIMWSHGTGSLAMKRIAAPMVGGMVSTTILTLLIVPLVYFLWRSRAVEAPTIRERSGHIVRNTAITLGIVLLGVGGWWGWNSIAGTSGPSHLILTEEIGPYRLNLFGDKAKLSVGDNKLRVEVVNAASDDPVENGAVWLELRMDMPGMPMQATAQLELTDDPGVFSGFIRPSGSGEWHGTVGVRVGQVQNETGFTINVAQ